Proteins from a genomic interval of Rhizobium etli CFN 42:
- a CDS encoding LysR family transcriptional regulator, whose translation MDQLSAMRVFIRVVETGNFTRAADMLAMPKATVTNLIQGLEAHLRTKLLNRTTRRVMVTTDGALYYERAAQLISELEELDGSLSNSQSLPSGRLRIEMSGAFADAIVVPALCDFYQRYPDIRLDLGVSDRTVDYLVENVDCALRAGTPTDQSLIARRVSEMDLITCASPSYIQKFGMPERPEDLEATHYSVNYFRAQNNRTLPFEFRRGNEMVETTPRCIASVNDSRTYLTAALTGLGVAQVPTFMAREPMRRGELVRVLPDWRRDPVPLYVVYPPNRHLSNKVRVFVDWLVKLLVEAKLNDF comes from the coding sequence ATGGATCAGCTCTCGGCAATGCGCGTCTTCATCCGCGTCGTGGAGACGGGCAATTTCACCCGCGCCGCCGACATGCTCGCCATGCCCAAGGCGACGGTAACTAACCTCATTCAGGGCCTCGAAGCGCATCTGCGCACCAAGCTCCTGAACCGCACCACGCGCCGGGTCATGGTGACCACGGACGGCGCGCTTTATTACGAACGCGCCGCCCAGCTCATCTCCGAGCTGGAGGAACTCGATGGCAGCCTCTCCAACTCGCAGAGTTTGCCGAGCGGACGGCTGCGCATCGAAATGAGCGGCGCCTTTGCGGACGCCATCGTCGTTCCGGCACTTTGCGATTTCTACCAGCGCTATCCAGATATCCGTCTGGACCTGGGGGTCAGCGACCGCACCGTGGACTACCTGGTCGAAAACGTCGATTGCGCGCTGCGGGCGGGCACGCCCACCGATCAATCGCTGATTGCCCGGCGGGTTTCGGAGATGGATCTGATCACCTGCGCTTCGCCGAGCTACATTCAGAAATTCGGCATGCCCGAACGGCCGGAGGATTTGGAGGCCACACACTACTCCGTCAATTATTTCCGAGCCCAGAACAACCGCACGTTGCCATTCGAATTTCGCCGTGGCAACGAAATGGTCGAGACCACCCCGCGCTGCATCGCCTCTGTCAATGACAGCCGCACTTATCTGACCGCGGCCCTGACGGGGCTCGGCGTCGCGCAGGTGCCGACCTTCATGGCGCGTGAACCGATGCGGCGGGGCGAACTCGTCCGCGTGCTGCCGGACTGGCGCCGCGATCCAGTGCCGCTCTATGTGGTCTATCCACCGAACCGACACCTTAGCAACAAAGTCCGCGTCTTCGTCGATTGGTTGGTTAAGCTCCTGGTCGAGGCCAAGCTGAACGATTTCTAG
- a CDS encoding SDR family oxidoreductase yields MASNKDSKVALVTGASRGIGAAVARRLARDGFTVVVNYSGSAAAAEDLAREIEQAGGRALTAKADVSDAEAVRRMFDAAEGAFGGVDVLVNNAGIMMLSPLAEADDENFGRQIGVNLKGTFNTLREAARRLRDGGRVINFSTSVVGLKLENYGVYAATKAAVETLTAIMAKEMRGRNITVNAIAPGPVATDLFLNGKTEELISRMAKMNPLERLGSPEDIASAVAFLAGPDGGWINGQTLRANGGVI; encoded by the coding sequence ATGGCTTCCAACAAAGACAGCAAGGTCGCACTGGTCACCGGCGCTTCCCGCGGCATCGGCGCCGCCGTTGCCAGACGCCTCGCCAGGGACGGTTTCACCGTCGTCGTCAACTATTCCGGCAGTGCGGCTGCGGCCGAGGACCTCGCCCGGGAGATCGAGCAGGCTGGTGGCAGGGCGCTGACGGCCAAGGCCGATGTCAGCGATGCTGAAGCCGTCCGGCGGATGTTCGACGCTGCGGAGGGCGCCTTTGGCGGCGTTGATGTGCTCGTCAACAATGCCGGCATCATGATGCTGTCGCCGCTCGCCGAGGCTGACGATGAAAACTTCGGTCGCCAGATCGGGGTCAATCTCAAGGGCACTTTTAATACACTCAGGGAAGCGGCCCGTCGTCTGCGCGATGGCGGCAGGGTCATCAACTTTTCGACTTCGGTCGTCGGGCTGAAGCTTGAAAACTACGGCGTCTACGCCGCCACCAAGGCCGCCGTCGAAACGCTGACGGCAATCATGGCCAAGGAGATGCGCGGCCGTAACATCACGGTCAACGCCATTGCGCCCGGGCCGGTGGCCACCGACCTTTTCCTCAACGGCAAGACGGAGGAACTTATTTCCCGCATGGCGAAGATGAATCCGCTGGAGCGCCTCGGCTCGCCCGAGGACATCGCCTCCGCGGTCGCCTTTCTCGCCGGCCCGGACGGCGGCTGGATCAATGGCCAGACACTGCGGGCCAACGGCGGCGTGATCTGA
- a CDS encoding LysR family transcriptional regulator has translation MDRFDAMRVFCRVLERRSFTLAAEDTGLPRSTVTDAVKQLEARLGVRLLQRTTRHVSPTLDGEAYYQRCLSILADIENAEAAFAGARPKGLLRVDVHGTLARHFVLPSLPSFLEAYPEIEFYMSEGDRLVDLVHEGIDCVLRVGTPVDSDMIIRRVAMLDEITLASPAYVAARGLPQHPDRLAGHRMVGFRSSSTGGPLPLEFMVDGTLRNITIPATVTVNAAESYVAAARMGLGLIQIPRYHAEKDLSDGTLIQVLPDFPLTQTPVSLLYPRNRQLSPRVRVFVDWLVKVFARQNSKNTLC, from the coding sequence ATGGACAGATTCGACGCTATGCGTGTGTTCTGCCGCGTTCTGGAGCGCCGCAGCTTCACCCTCGCAGCGGAAGACACGGGCCTCCCGCGCTCGACCGTTACCGACGCGGTCAAGCAGCTCGAGGCCCGCCTCGGCGTGCGCCTGCTCCAGCGCACGACGCGCCATGTCAGCCCGACGCTCGACGGCGAGGCCTACTACCAGCGCTGCCTGTCGATCCTCGCCGACATCGAGAATGCGGAAGCGGCCTTCGCCGGCGCCAGACCGAAAGGCCTGCTGCGCGTCGATGTGCACGGCACGCTCGCACGCCATTTCGTGCTGCCGAGCCTGCCGTCCTTTCTGGAGGCCTATCCCGAGATCGAGTTCTATATGAGCGAAGGCGACCGGCTGGTCGATCTGGTGCACGAAGGCATAGATTGCGTGCTGCGCGTCGGCACACCTGTCGATAGCGACATGATCATCAGGCGTGTCGCTATGCTTGACGAGATCACGCTCGCCTCTCCCGCCTATGTCGCTGCCCGTGGCCTGCCGCAGCATCCGGACCGGCTTGCCGGCCATCGCATGGTCGGCTTCCGCTCCAGCAGCACCGGCGGTCCGCTGCCGCTCGAATTCATGGTCGATGGCACGCTACGCAACATAACCATTCCCGCGACCGTCACTGTCAACGCCGCCGAAAGTTATGTTGCTGCAGCGAGGATGGGCCTCGGCCTGATCCAGATCCCGCGCTACCACGCCGAAAAGGACCTGTCCGACGGCACGCTGATCCAAGTGCTTCCGGATTTTCCGCTGACCCAGACGCCGGTCTCCCTGCTCTATCCCCGCAACCGCCAGCTTTCGCCGCGCGTGCGCGTCTTCGTCGATTGGCTGGTAAAGGTCTTCGCTCGACAAAATTCCAAAAACACGCTTTGCTAA
- a CDS encoding DNA-3-methyladenine glycosylase gives MLSASVMTDGGMTKDAIGAGALAGEGLRAFFERDAITVARDLLGCHLTVDGAGGRITETEAYFPDDEASHSFRGPTKRNGAMFGRPGNVYIYRIYGMYWCLNFVCHPGSAVLIRALEPETGIAAMMERRGTDMLTALCSGPGKLCQALGIDIEINDRLLDLPPYALTPSTPVPIVAGKRIGITRNAEAPWRFGIQGSRYLSKPFR, from the coding sequence ATGTTATCTGCCTCGGTTATGACCGATGGTGGAATGACAAAGGACGCAATCGGCGCCGGCGCGCTTGCCGGCGAGGGCCTCAGGGCGTTTTTCGAGCGCGACGCCATCACTGTGGCCCGCGACCTGCTCGGCTGCCATCTGACCGTGGATGGCGCCGGCGGCCGCATCACCGAGACCGAAGCCTATTTCCCCGATGACGAGGCCTCGCACAGTTTTCGCGGCCCAACCAAGCGCAACGGCGCCATGTTCGGCCGGCCCGGCAATGTCTACATCTATCGCATCTACGGCATGTACTGGTGCCTGAACTTCGTCTGCCATCCGGGCTCGGCCGTGCTGATCCGGGCGCTCGAGCCGGAAACCGGTATTGCCGCCATGATGGAGCGGCGCGGCACCGACATGCTGACGGCGCTCTGCAGCGGCCCGGGCAAGCTCTGCCAGGCGCTCGGCATCGACATCGAAATCAACGACAGACTGCTTGACCTCCCGCCCTATGCGTTGACGCCGTCCACGCCGGTGCCGATCGTTGCGGGGAAACGCATCGGCATCACTAGAAATGCCGAAGCACCGTGGCGCTTCGGCATTCAGGGATCGCGATATCTCAGCAAACCTTTTCGCTGA
- a CDS encoding DHA2 family efflux MFS transporter permease subunit produces MSNAPASAAIPVANRGAITACVILAVIMQALDTTIANVALPYIQGSVSASADQINWVLTSYIVAAAIMTPPSGFLAAKFGRKRVLLVAIAGFVAASVLCGLAQSLNQIVAFRLLQGLFGASLVPLSQGILLDIYTVEERGSAMALFGVSVMVGPVLGPVIGGWLTDNISWRWVFYINVPIGALAFMGIVVFVTETKRDLLAKLDWFGFGMMSLFIAALQLFLDRGEQLDWFSSGEIMLEAIICAAAFYLLLVHTLTAEKSFVNPKLFLDQNFTVSMIFIFVVGVTYLASLALMTPYLQTLMGYPVITAGIVMGPRGLGTMLCMFIVGRLIGKVDTRLLLVLGLGLTAWAMYDMTGWTPDVSQWTIVSVGFIQGAGLGFLFVPLTTVAFATLPAHMRGDGTGLYNLSRNIGSAVGISIVSALIVENTQSNHQSIAAYVTPFNHAFNAVAAQGLSPFTAAGRASLNEMITLQSTIIAYMDDFKLLMLMSLAVIPLVLLLRKPKAAPAVDHSAVME; encoded by the coding sequence ATGAGTAACGCTCCGGCATCTGCGGCGATCCCCGTCGCCAATCGCGGTGCGATCACGGCCTGCGTCATTCTCGCCGTCATCATGCAGGCGCTGGATACGACGATCGCCAACGTGGCGCTGCCCTATATCCAGGGCAGCGTGTCGGCCAGCGCCGACCAGATCAACTGGGTGCTCACATCCTACATCGTCGCGGCGGCGATCATGACGCCGCCCTCCGGTTTCCTCGCCGCCAAATTCGGCCGCAAGCGCGTGCTGCTCGTCGCCATCGCCGGCTTCGTGGCCGCCTCCGTGCTCTGCGGCCTGGCGCAATCGCTGAACCAGATCGTCGCCTTCCGCCTGTTGCAGGGCCTGTTCGGCGCGTCGCTGGTGCCGCTTTCCCAGGGCATTCTTCTCGACATCTATACTGTCGAGGAACGCGGCTCGGCCATGGCGCTTTTCGGGGTCTCGGTGATGGTCGGGCCGGTCCTCGGCCCGGTCATCGGCGGCTGGCTGACCGACAACATCAGCTGGCGGTGGGTGTTCTACATCAACGTGCCGATCGGCGCGCTCGCCTTCATGGGGATCGTCGTCTTCGTCACCGAGACCAAGCGGGATCTGCTCGCCAAGCTGGACTGGTTCGGCTTCGGGATGATGAGCCTGTTCATCGCCGCGCTGCAGCTCTTCCTCGACCGCGGCGAGCAGCTCGACTGGTTTTCCTCAGGCGAGATCATGCTCGAAGCGATCATCTGCGCCGCGGCATTCTATCTGCTCCTGGTGCACACGCTGACGGCAGAAAAATCCTTCGTCAATCCGAAGCTGTTTCTCGACCAGAACTTCACGGTCAGCATGATCTTCATCTTCGTGGTTGGCGTGACCTATCTCGCCTCGCTCGCACTGATGACCCCCTATCTGCAGACGCTGATGGGCTATCCCGTCATCACTGCGGGCATCGTCATGGGGCCGCGCGGGCTCGGCACCATGCTCTGCATGTTCATTGTCGGGCGGCTGATCGGCAAGGTCGATACGCGCTTGCTCTTGGTGCTCGGTCTCGGCCTGACTGCCTGGGCGATGTACGATATGACGGGCTGGACGCCCGATGTTTCGCAATGGACAATCGTCTCGGTCGGCTTCATCCAGGGCGCCGGCCTCGGCTTTCTCTTCGTGCCGCTGACGACTGTCGCCTTCGCCACGCTGCCCGCCCATATGCGTGGCGACGGTACCGGCCTCTACAACCTGTCGCGAAACATCGGCTCGGCGGTCGGCATCTCGATCGTCTCGGCACTGATCGTCGAGAACACGCAGAGCAATCATCAGTCGATCGCGGCCTATGTGACGCCTTTCAACCACGCCTTCAATGCTGTCGCAGCGCAGGGGTTGAGCCCGTTCACGGCCGCCGGCCGCGCTTCGCTCAACGAGATGATCACGCTGCAATCGACGATCATCGCCTATATGGACGATTTCAAGCTCTTGATGCTGATGTCGCTCGCGGTCATTCCGCTGGTGCTGCTGCTGCGCAAGCCGAAGGCGGCGCCTGCCGTCGACCACAGTGCAGTCATGGAGTGA
- a CDS encoding HlyD family secretion protein, whose translation MANQSPLRVVADAKSPIEENEAKQQETVAEAPSSNSAPAAVGAASGGNKVRRRRSLTRPILFALLPVALVVGGYYYVNGGQVMSTDNAYIQADMVGVTTDVSGLVDRIDVHENQAVKAGQVLFSLKADSFKIALDGAKAQLGAQRNQIMNLKASYQQSLAEITQAQADLPYYQDQFDRQQALVNNGSATQSAYDEAKHNLEAAQQKVAVAKAEAATTLAQLGGSADQPVEENALYLQAKSNVDNARRELANSIVKAPFDGIVTNVHALQVGSYLQASQQAFSLVATDHLWIAASPKETELTYVKPGQMATIYVDTYPGVTWSGKVESISPASGSSFSLLPAQNTTGNWVKVVQRIPMRVSIEDAAGKPPLRVGMSTVVDVETGHARGLPDFVNKLLGRPQGKDHE comes from the coding sequence ATGGCTAATCAATCTCCCCTTCGCGTCGTTGCCGACGCCAAGTCACCCATTGAAGAAAATGAAGCGAAACAGCAGGAAACGGTAGCCGAAGCGCCTTCATCCAATTCAGCGCCGGCTGCTGTGGGGGCTGCGTCTGGCGGTAACAAGGTCCGCCGCCGGCGCAGTCTCACGCGGCCGATCCTGTTCGCACTCCTGCCGGTGGCACTCGTCGTCGGCGGCTATTATTACGTCAATGGCGGCCAGGTGATGTCGACCGACAACGCTTATATCCAGGCCGATATGGTCGGGGTCACCACCGATGTCTCGGGCCTCGTCGACCGGATCGACGTTCATGAAAACCAGGCGGTCAAGGCGGGGCAGGTGCTCTTCAGCCTGAAAGCTGATTCCTTCAAGATCGCGCTCGACGGCGCCAAGGCGCAGCTCGGCGCGCAGCGCAACCAAATCATGAACCTCAAGGCGAGCTATCAGCAGTCGCTCGCCGAGATCACGCAGGCGCAGGCCGATCTGCCCTATTACCAGGATCAGTTCGACCGGCAGCAGGCCCTCGTCAACAACGGCAGCGCGACGCAATCGGCCTATGACGAGGCCAAGCATAATCTCGAAGCCGCTCAGCAGAAGGTTGCCGTCGCCAAGGCGGAAGCCGCAACGACGCTCGCCCAGCTCGGCGGTTCTGCCGACCAGCCGGTCGAAGAAAACGCGCTCTACCTGCAGGCCAAGTCGAATGTCGACAACGCCCGGCGCGAACTCGCCAACAGCATCGTCAAGGCGCCCTTCGACGGCATCGTCACCAACGTCCATGCGCTGCAGGTCGGCTCCTACCTGCAGGCTTCGCAGCAGGCCTTCTCGCTTGTCGCCACCGATCATCTGTGGATCGCCGCCAGCCCGAAGGAAACCGAGCTCACCTATGTCAAGCCAGGCCAGATGGCCACGATCTACGTCGACACCTATCCCGGCGTCACATGGAGCGGCAAGGTCGAGAGCATCAGCCCGGCCTCAGGCTCGAGCTTTTCACTGCTGCCGGCGCAGAACACCACCGGTAACTGGGTGAAGGTCGTGCAGCGCATTCCGATGCGCGTCAGCATCGAGGATGCCGCAGGCAAGCCGCCGCTGCGCGTCGGCATGAGCACGGTGGTCGACGTCGAGACCGGTCATGCCCGCGGCCTGCCCGACTTCGTCAACAAGCTTCTGGGCCGGCCTCAGGGTAAGGACCATGAGTAA
- a CDS encoding MarR family winged helix-turn-helix transcriptional regulator: MNATPTLGFLLHDVARLLRKRFEQRAKCLGLTRSQWQTLAYLSNNEGIHQSGLAEILEVEPITLVRILDKLAERGLIERRQHPSDRRIWLLYMRDEAHPLLAEMRELGDITRAEALEGISAEQREQLFHILSVMKTNLVQACRTPVDENEMNDG; encoded by the coding sequence ATGAATGCCACGCCCACACTCGGTTTCCTTCTCCACGATGTCGCCCGGCTGCTGCGCAAGCGGTTCGAGCAGCGCGCGAAGTGTCTCGGGCTAACGCGGTCGCAATGGCAGACGCTCGCCTATCTCTCGAATAATGAGGGCATCCACCAGAGCGGCCTTGCCGAAATTCTCGAGGTCGAGCCGATCACGCTGGTGCGCATTCTCGACAAGCTCGCCGAACGCGGGCTCATCGAGCGCCGCCAGCATCCGAGTGACCGGCGGATCTGGCTGCTCTACATGCGCGACGAGGCGCATCCTCTGCTCGCCGAAATGCGCGAACTTGGCGATATCACTCGTGCAGAGGCACTTGAAGGTATCTCAGCCGAGCAGCGCGAGCAGCTTTTCCACATCCTGTCCGTAATGAAGACCAACCTGGTCCAGGCATGCCGGACCCCGGTTGACGAAAATGAGATGAACGATGGCTAA
- a CDS encoding cation:proton antiporter — protein sequence MAFFESMLTLLLVAIIFLQFSRKFRVPYPTMLAIAGIIVAAFPWAPEVAIDPRLALALFIAPVLFDAAYDLPPRTLRRNWLPLFSLAAIAVILTAAAVAAVGVAMAGLPLAVAVALGAIVAPPDAVAATVMLDRFNLPRQTYVILKGESLLNDAVALLIFSAAVAAATNPAFFTGILAELTLAAPGGLILGYFLGRLYMIVGLKLAGTLGGTLLEFVATFGTWIIAERLHLSAILAIVAYAMVIARYMPERQTARHRIHSYSVWEAAVFLLNVLAFLLMGLQVRQIVLDLDPGRLNFAITLATAVFVTVIVVRLAWVLVYNRAITFLAARRLTTQAAPSFAASLLAGWCGMRGLVTLATALALPIDFHDRDIILLSALAVVLGTLIVQGLTLGPLIRFLKFDPDTSLNRDLTKARVALIDAALAELEGEDKSTRILRDVYISEREITADGRHPREVSRLDRQRRCVIAAKRRKLAEMRRADEIDDDVFHRLEQELDWAELAVLPPGRDEIVES from the coding sequence ATGGCGTTCTTCGAAAGCATGCTGACGCTGCTCTTGGTGGCGATCATCTTCCTGCAATTCTCCAGGAAGTTCCGTGTTCCTTATCCGACCATGCTGGCGATCGCGGGCATCATTGTCGCCGCCTTCCCATGGGCTCCGGAGGTGGCGATCGATCCCAGGCTGGCGCTGGCGCTTTTCATCGCACCCGTACTTTTCGATGCCGCGTATGATTTGCCGCCGAGGACGTTGAGGCGCAACTGGCTGCCGCTCTTTTCGCTTGCCGCAATCGCCGTCATTTTGACGGCCGCGGCCGTCGCCGCCGTCGGCGTCGCAATGGCCGGCCTGCCGCTTGCCGTGGCCGTCGCACTCGGCGCCATCGTGGCGCCACCGGATGCGGTCGCGGCGACCGTCATGCTCGACCGGTTCAATCTGCCCCGCCAGACCTATGTAATTCTCAAGGGCGAGAGTCTGCTCAACGATGCCGTCGCCCTCCTCATCTTCAGCGCCGCAGTGGCGGCCGCCACCAACCCCGCCTTCTTCACCGGCATTCTGGCAGAATTGACGCTGGCAGCGCCGGGTGGTCTCATCCTCGGCTATTTTCTCGGCCGTCTCTACATGATCGTTGGTCTGAAGCTCGCCGGCACGCTCGGTGGCACACTGCTCGAGTTCGTCGCCACCTTCGGCACGTGGATCATCGCCGAGCGACTCCACCTTTCGGCGATCCTGGCGATCGTCGCATATGCCATGGTGATCGCCCGCTACATGCCGGAGCGGCAGACGGCCCGGCACCGCATTCATTCCTATTCGGTTTGGGAAGCCGCGGTTTTCCTACTTAACGTGCTCGCCTTCCTGCTGATGGGCTTGCAGGTCCGCCAGATCGTCCTCGATCTCGATCCCGGCCGGCTGAATTTTGCGATCACCTTGGCAACCGCGGTCTTTGTCACCGTCATCGTCGTGCGCCTAGCTTGGGTGCTCGTCTATAACCGCGCCATCACTTTTCTTGCCGCGCGCCGTCTCACGACACAAGCCGCTCCCTCATTTGCTGCGAGCTTGCTTGCGGGCTGGTGCGGCATGCGCGGTCTCGTCACGCTGGCAACTGCGCTCGCCCTGCCGATCGACTTCCATGATCGCGATATTATCCTGCTCAGCGCGCTGGCCGTCGTTCTCGGCACGCTAATCGTCCAGGGGCTGACGCTCGGACCGCTGATCCGCTTCCTGAAATTCGATCCGGACACATCCCTGAACCGCGATCTCACCAAAGCCCGCGTGGCATTGATCGACGCGGCGCTTGCCGAGCTTGAAGGCGAGGACAAGTCCACCCGCATCCTGCGCGACGTCTACATCTCCGAGCGCGAGATTACTGCCGATGGAAGACACCCGCGCGAGGTCAGCAGGCTCGATAGGCAGCGGCGCTGCGTCATTGCCGCGAAACGCCGAAAGCTGGCGGAGATGCGTCGTGCCGACGAGATTGACGACGATGTTTTCCATAGGCTGGAACAGGAGCTCGACTGGGCAGAGCTCGCCGTCCTGCCGCCCGGCCGCGACGAAATCGTCGAGAGCTGA
- a CDS encoding efflux RND transporter periplasmic adaptor subunit yields the protein MTYALRRILMLGSLAMSMPVAAMAQGAPPAPPPVTVAKPVVRDVVDNDEFIGRFQPVDEVSVRSRVGGYLQEVHFEDGALVKQGDLLFVIDQRPFITALNQAKAALEASQSALVFADAQYKRAQSLASSGSQSAQTLDDRRREFESAEANVRGAQAAADRAALDLEYTEIKAPLSGRIDRRLISPGNLVQADQTVLTTIVSLDPIDFYFDVDERRLLNFADTARKQGKDLQMGGGGVDVSVTISDPTAKPFKGKLDFAENRVDNESGTIRIRARLPNPDFILQPGLFGRVQVEASNTYKAVLVPDEAIGSDQNERVVYLVDAQGKVSTKPVRPGPRLYGYRVIREGLDGSETIIVNGLIRARPGSTITPQMSELPQERQDTAPEAANAESGQ from the coding sequence ATGACTTACGCGCTTCGACGGATATTGATGCTCGGCTCTCTTGCGATGTCGATGCCTGTGGCAGCGATGGCGCAGGGTGCACCGCCTGCCCCCCCTCCGGTCACCGTCGCAAAACCCGTGGTGCGCGATGTCGTCGACAACGACGAGTTCATCGGCCGCTTTCAGCCGGTTGACGAAGTCTCGGTCCGCTCCCGCGTCGGCGGTTACCTGCAGGAAGTCCATTTCGAAGATGGCGCCTTGGTCAAGCAGGGCGACCTGCTCTTCGTCATCGACCAGCGGCCGTTCATAACAGCACTCAACCAGGCGAAGGCGGCGCTCGAAGCATCGCAATCCGCTCTCGTTTTTGCCGATGCGCAGTATAAGCGTGCCCAATCGCTCGCATCAAGCGGCAGCCAGTCCGCGCAGACGCTGGACGACCGACGCCGCGAGTTCGAGTCGGCCGAGGCCAATGTCCGCGGCGCGCAGGCCGCAGCTGACCGCGCGGCTCTCGATCTTGAATATACCGAGATCAAAGCGCCGCTCAGCGGCCGCATCGATCGCCGCCTGATCTCGCCCGGCAATCTGGTGCAGGCCGATCAGACCGTGCTCACCACCATTGTTTCCCTCGATCCGATCGATTTTTATTTCGATGTGGATGAGCGCCGCCTGCTGAATTTCGCCGACACCGCGCGCAAGCAGGGCAAGGATCTTCAAATGGGCGGCGGAGGCGTGGATGTTTCCGTCACAATCTCGGACCCGACCGCCAAACCCTTCAAGGGCAAGCTCGATTTCGCCGAGAACCGGGTGGACAACGAGAGCGGCACCATACGCATCCGCGCCCGTCTCCCAAATCCCGATTTCATCCTCCAGCCCGGCCTCTTCGGCCGCGTTCAGGTCGAGGCCTCCAACACTTACAAGGCGGTTCTCGTCCCCGACGAAGCGATCGGCTCGGACCAGAATGAACGCGTCGTCTATCTCGTCGACGCGCAAGGCAAGGTTTCGACCAAGCCTGTGCGACCCGGACCGCGGCTCTACGGCTATCGCGTCATACGCGAGGGCCTCGACGGCAGCGAAACCATCATCGTCAACGGCCTGATACGCGCCCGGCCCGGCTCGACGATCACCCCGCAGATGAGCGAACTGCCGCAGGAGCGGCAGGATACGGCGCCGGAGGCCGCAAACGCGGAGAGTGGACAATGA